Part of the Bacillus cabrialesii genome is shown below.
TTTTTTCTCAAACCAACTTATATGCGGCTTTCAAACAAAAAACAAGCCCCTATTATAGGGGCTTGCAAGCCTATTCTATTTAGTTCGCACGGTACACGCTGCGAAGGACATTTGTCTGTGAACGGTCTGGACCGACAGAGAAAATAGAGAGCGGAATGCCTGTCAGCTGAGACACGCGCTCAAGATAGTGGCGCGCGTTTTCCGGAAGCTCGCTCAAGCTTTTCGCGCCTGTGATGTCCTCAGTCCATCCCGGCATTTCTTCGTATACCGGCTCACATTCAGCAAGGGCTTTAAGGCTTGCCGGGAATTCCTCAATGATTTCGCCTTTGTAGCGGTACGCCACACAGATTTTCAGCGTTTCAATTCCTGTTAAAACGTCGATTGAGTTCAGAGAAAGATCCGTAATTCCGCTCACACGGCGGGCGTGGCGGACTACGACGCTGTCAAACCAGCCGACACGGCGCGGACGGCCTGTTGTAGTTCCATACTCGCGTCCGACTTCACGGATTTGATCGCCGATTTCATCTTTCAGCTCAGTCGGGAAAGGACCGTCGCCGACACGAGTCGTATATGCTTTTGATACACCGACAACATGCTGAATTTTGGTCGGGCCGACACCAGAACCGATCGTAACACCGCCGGCAACCGGGTTAGATGATGTAACAAACGGGTATGTTCCCTGGTCGATATCGAGCATAACCCCTTGCGCGCCTTCAAACAATACACGGCGTCCTTCATCAAGAGCATCATTTAAGACAACAGATGTATCGCAGACGTATTTTTTAATCTGCTGGCCATACTCATAATATTCGTCTAAGATATCTTCAATTTTAAACCCTTCTGTCTCGTACATCTTCTCAAGCAGACGGTTTTTTTCTTCAAGATTGCGTTCAAGCTTTTCCGCAAACGCGTCACGGTCTAACAGATCCGCGATGCGAATTCCGATGCGGGCTGCTTTATCCATGTAAGCAGGGCCGATTCCTTTTTTCGTTGTGCCGATCTTGTTAGCCCCTTTTCGCTCTTCTTCCACTTCATCCAATTTCAAATGATACGGCAGAATGACGTGAGCTCTGTTGCTGATTCTCAGGTTATCTGTACTGACGTTGCGCTCATGAAGATACGCAAGCTCTGTGACTAATGCTTTCGGATCTACAACCATTCCGTTTCCGATCACACACGTTTTATCCTTATAGAAAATTCCAGACGGGATTAAGTGAAGCTTGTATGTGACTCCGTCAAACTTGATTGTATGCCCGGCGTTATTTCCGCCTTGATAACGGGCGATCACTTCTGCATTTTCTGAAAGGAAATCTGTAATTTTACCTTTTCCTTCATCGCCCCATTGCGTACCTACTACAACTACTGAAGACATGTCCGTGCACCTCCGTTAACCTTTCAAAACGATTCTATTCAAACAAATCAAGTTTATCAGTGAAGAAACAGAAAGTCAATTGTAAATCCGAACATTAAATTATTGTAAATCTATATTCGTTCGCTTTCATTAAGTTTATAAGCGTTTTCTCACCGGTTTGTCATAAAAAGCTCACGAAACTTTTGTCCTTTAGCATGGAAAAGAATCACTTGCCTGATAGCCCTTTTGTGTTCATAAAAACGACTCGCCAGCCGTCCGGGTCCTCTATCGTCACGCCGCCATGGCTCCAGTAAGGGTTCTCTGATTCAACCTCTTGATAGCCCATGTGCTTCAGCTTTGAAGTGATCGCTGTCAGTTCATCTGCATCAGGCACATAAAAAACGAGGAGGCTGTCGGGATGGGGAACAGGGGCGCCACTTTCCCCCTCATACTGAGTGAATTCCAAATGATAATCGGCATGAGGAAGGCCGAACATGACACCGTCATACCCGTTATGCTGCGAAAATTCTCCTATTCGTTTCAAGCCCAGTCCCTCTTCATAAAATCGAATGATCTCATGAAGCTGGCCTGTAGGCCGCGCAATCCGGATTTGTGCGGCGTGAAAATATGAAAAACGTTTTCCCATGTTACCATCTCCTTTTTGCTTCATTTTATTAAAACGTTTTCAAATCGAATTCCGCTGAGCGGACGGTATTTCCTCCATCTTATGAACGAAAAAACCCCAAGATCAGCTCTTGGGGTTTATGCGCCGGGCGGAACACCTGCGTCATCAAAACGCCGTTCCAGGTTGACGAACTTGTTATATTCTTTTACGAACGCAAGAGACACGGTTCCTACCGGGCCGTTACGCTGTTTGGCAATAATGATTTCGATAATGTTTTTATTCTCGGTTTCTTTGTCGTAGTAGTCGTCACGGTAAAGGAACGCGACAATATCCGCGTCCTGCTCGATACTTCCTGATTCCCGGATATCAGACATCATCGGGCGTTTATCCTGACGCTGCTCAACCCCCCGGGAAAGCTGAGAAAGCGCGATAACAGGGACTTGCAACTCCCTGGCGATCGACTTGAGTTCACGGGAAATCTCTGATACTTCCTGCTGGCGGTTGTCCTTTGAACGACCGCTCCCCTGAATCAATTGAAGATAGTCGATCAAAATCATGCCAAGTCCGCTTTCCTGCTTCAAACGACGGCATTTGGCGCGGATTTCACTCACGCGGATACCCGGTGTATCATCGATGTAAATCCCGCTGTTTGACAGGCTTCCCATCGCCATCGTCAGCTTGCCCCAATCCTCTTCCGTCAGGTTACCGGTACGGAGATTTTGGGCATTAATATTTCCTTCGGCACAGAGCATACGCATGACGAGCTGCTCTGCACCCATCTCAAGACTGAAAATCGCTACGCTCTCGTCGGTCTTGGTCGCCACGTTTTGGGCGATGTTCAGGGCAAAGGCTGTTTTCCCCACTGACGGACGGGCGGCCACAATGATTAAATCGTTGCGCTGGAACCCGGCAGTCATCCGGTCAAGCTCAGTAAACCCTGTCGGAATTCCCGTAATATCGCCTTTTCGATTGTGAAGCTGTTCGATATTGTCATAGGTCTGGACAAGGACGTCCTTAATATTTTGGAAGGCGCTCGTATTTTTGCGCTGCGCTACTTCCATAATTGTTTTTTCTGCTTCACTGAGTAAATCTTCGACCTCATCCTCACGGGTATACCCGTCTTGAGCAATGGTTGTCGCGGTTCTGATTAATCGGCGAAGAATCGATTTTTCCTCAACGATTTTCGCGTAATATTCTATGTTAGCCGCTGTTGGCACCGAGTTAGCGATATCTGTCAGATACGAAATGCCACCCACTTCTTCCAGCAGGTCTGTGTTCGCAAGCTCTGACGTTACCGTAACCAGATCAACCGGTTCACCGCGGTCACCGAGCACCAGCATCGCATTATAGATTTTTTGGTGGGACATTCTATAGAAATCATCTGGAATCAATACTTCTGAAGCCAGTGTTAAAGCAGACGGCTGTAAAAAAATAGCGCCTAACACGGCTTGTTCGGCTTCTATATTTTGCGGGGGAAGCCGATCATTCAGAACGTCTGTCATGCTAAGCACCGTCCTCTCATTAAAAAATCTCCAAATTCCATTCTACCATTTCTGCAGAAAAAAAATAGACAAATTGTCTGTTTCCTGTTTTTTTCAGCTAGCCGATTGGATCGTTTTGGACAGTAACAAGGCGGGAAAAATGGAATAAAACGAGAGGGAGGTATGAAAAATGATGAAAAAATATGCGGTTACACCCAATGTCGATGCAGATGGATGGTTTATTAAGGTGGAAAATGTGGCGCCGACAGCTTTGTATACATCTAAAGACGCCGCGATTGAAAAAGCCAAACAGGTGGCAAAAGAAAACAGTCCGTCAAAGCTTGTGATTTATGACCAGTTTAAAAATGTGGAAGAAGAATACTCATTTTAATGAATGAAACCCTTCGCTGCAGCGGGGGTTTTTTAACGGTTTTCGGCTTATTTCATCCATTGGTAACCCGTGTGCATCATCAAATCCGCCGCTTTTTGATACAGATCCCATTCCTCGAACGAAGCAAATTTCCCCATCAGCTCCTGAAGCCTTAACCTCACTGCCAGATATTCTTCAAAGGTGACAGCTTTCTCATTGTCTTTTTGGTGTTCATTCAGCATTTGTTTTAATAATGATAACGGTGCGTGCATAAGAACCCTCCTTCTCTCTTTTATAGCGGGCATTTTCAGTTTGCTCCATTCCTTTGTGACATCTTCTTACGTTTCACATCTGATTCTTGTACAATGAACAGAAGAGAGGAGGGATCTTTTGTGAGACCTTTGCAAATTTCTGCTGAAACTGCCCAAAAGCTTGCAGAGTCCTTGAATCTGCCGCTTGAACAGATCATGCATATGCCTCAGCATATTCTGCTTGCTAAATTGGCTGAATTGCAGAAAGAAGAAGAACAATCGTAGCATTCGTTCGCATACTTGCTTACATCTTACGGAATTATATTTAGTATATGTTAGAAAGAAGGAGTAACTGCTTTGCCAAAACATAAAAATATCCAATCTTTTTGGCTGATCACCGGCATTATCTTTATCGCCTTTAACTTGAGACCGGCCATCACTTCAGTTGGTCCGGTCATCAGCTCTATCAGGGCAGACCTGCATATGTCTAATGGGACAGCCGGATTTTTAACAGCGCTGCCGCTGCTTTCGTTTGCGGTTCTTTCTCCGCTTGCGCCAAAGTTTGGACAGCGGCTTGGAAATGAACGGACATTATGGCTCGGCCTCCTGATGTTATTGATCGGTATTTTGCTTCGTTCTGCCGGCGTGACCTGGGCCTTATTTGCCGGAACGGCTTTAATCGGTATCGGCATTGCCATCGGAAACGTTCTGCTTCCGAGCTTAATCAAGCATAAATACCCCGATAAATCGGGAATCATGATCAGCTTATACACCACTTCAATGTGTATTTTCGCGGCTTTAGCGTCAGGTGTCAGCGTACCTCTGGCGGCACAAATGGGGGGCGGATGGAAGCAGGCCTTTCTCTTATGGGGCGGGCTGGCGTTACTCGCATTGCTGATCTGGATACCTCAGCTGCGCCACCGGGATACGGCAAACAAGGCGGTGAAGCTTCAAACCAGTTCTATTTGGTTTTCAAAAATGGCATGGCATGTCACCATCTTTATGGGACTGCAATCATTTTTATTTTACAGCAGCATCGCATGGTTTCCTGAAATTCTCCGTTCGCACGGCATGGATACGTCAACAGCCGGATGGATGGTATCACTGATGCAATTTGCAAGTCTGCCTTTCACATTTCTGACACCTGTTTTAGCAGATCGCATGAAACACCAGCGCGGCATTGCCGCGGGGCTGACCGCCGTTTATCTCATTGGGTTGTGCGGATTGCTGGCGGGCGGCAGCCATATCCTGCTCGCCATCTGGATGATCATCATCGGTATCGGGCAAGGCTCCAGCATTAGTCTGGCGCTCACTTTGATTGGTCTCCGCAGTGAAAATGCCCAGCAGGCCGCTGCGCTGTCAGGCATGTCTCAGTCATTCGGCTACCTGCTTGCGGCCATCGGGCCAATCTTTGTCGGCTATCTCTTTGACCAGACACATTCATGGACAATGCCGATTGTCCTTCTCATTGCTGCCCTGATTATAATGGGAGCATCCGGACTGGGAGCCGGACGGGATCAATACATTCTTCAAACAGAGAAACAAAGAAATTCAGCATAAAAAGCGGGGAAGATTCCCCGCTCTATGAAATTCTTCGAATATTTATGGTTTAATCAAGTTTTTCATATTTATTCTTTACAATTAGGCATCATAAAACTCTTTATCTCGTGGAATAAAAAAAGAGGCTTGGATTGGTCCAAGCCTCTTTTCTATTAAGCTTCTTCTTTGACATGTACCTTCAACACAGCCTGCACCTCAGGATGCAGCTTCACAGGCACGTTTGTAAACCCTAACGCGCGAATGCCGTCCGGCAGGTCAAGCTTCCGCTTATCCACTTTAATTTTATGGTCTTTTTGGAGCTGTTCAGTAATTTGCTTGCTTGTCACAGAACCAAATAAACGGCCGCCTTCACCTGATTTCGCGCTGAGCTCAACAGTCAGTTTTTCTAATGTCTCTTTTAAGCTCTTTGCCTGCTCAAGCTCGGCGATGGCTTCTTTTTTCTCTTTCTGCTTTTGTCCGTTCAATGCGCTGATGTTTGACGCGTTCGCTTCAACCGCGAGGCCTTTTTTAATCAGAAAGTTATGCGCATAACCGTCTGCTACGTTTTTGACTTCGCCTTTTTTCCCTTTTCCTTTTACATCTTGTAAGAAAATAACCTTCATCTCTGTACGCCTCCCTCAAAATACTCTTCTATGGCGTGCTTCAGCCGTTCCAGCGCTTCCGTTACTGAAATGCCGGACAACTGAGTCGCCGCATTTGTTAAATGTCCTCCGCCTTCCAGCGCCTCCATAATGATCTGAACATTTACCTCGCCAAGTGACCGCGCACTTATACAAACGGTTTGTTCATCCCGTCTCGCCACCGCAAATGAAGCCTCAACCTCACTCATCGACAGCAACGAATCGGCCGCCTGCGCAATCAGCACCTGATCGAAGTATTCCTCTTCATTTTCAGGAAGAGAAGCAATCGCAATGTTATCTTTATAGAGGACCGTATGCTGGATCAGCTTCGCCCGTTTAATATAGGAATCAACGGTTTCTTTCAGGAACTTCTGCACAAGCACCGTGTCGGCGCCTTTTGCCCTTAAATAAGAAGCTGCATCAAAAGTCCGCGAGCCCGTGCGGAGAGAAAAGCTCTTTGTATCCACTATTATACCAGCTAATAGGGCTGTTGCTTCAATCATATTGATTTTTAAGCGCTTCGGCTGATATTCAAGCAGCTCTGTCACCAATTCCGCTGTCGAAGAAGCGTACGGCTCCATATAAACGAGCAGCGGGTCCCTGATAAACTCCTCACCCCTGCGGTGATGGTCGATGACCACGATATGTTCAATTTTATTGACCAGCCGTTCTTCCATGACAAGTGACGGCTTATGTGTATCAACGATCACAAGCAGCGTGTCATCATTGGAAATTTCCATCGCTTCTTCAGGCGTAATAAACCTAGACCACAGCTCTTCGTATTTTTTGATTTCCTCAATTAAACGCTGCACACTTGATCCGATTTGATTTGGGTCAATCACGATAAAACCATCTTTGTTATTTGCCTGGGCCACCTTTAAAATTCCGATCGCCGCGCCGATAGAATCCATGTCGGGGAATTTATGCCCCATGATAATCACATTGCTGCTTTCGGAGACGATTTCCTTTAAGGCATGAGAAATGACGCGGGCCCGCACCCTTGTACGTTTCTCCATCGGATTTGTTTTACCGCCGTAAAACTTCACCTTGCCGTTCGGCAGCTTAATGGCTACCTGGTCTCCGCCGCGCCCCAGTGCCAAGTCCAAGCTGGATTGCGCCAAATCGCCAAGTTCTTTCAGCGAGGAGACTGAAGCCCCGACACCGACGCTTAACGTCAGCGCTACACCGTCAAATGAGGTTTTTTCCCGCACCTCATCAAGAATCGAAAACTTCGAATTTTCGAGTTCAGTTAAGATGTGTTCATTAAGGACAGCAATAAAGCGTTCTGAAGACGTTCTTTTCAGAAAGATCCCGTACTCCTGTGC
Proteins encoded:
- a CDS encoding YycC family protein, with translation MRPLQISAETAQKLAESLNLPLEQIMHMPQHILLAKLAELQKEEEQS
- a CDS encoding VOC family protein, translated to MGKRFSYFHAAQIRIARPTGQLHEIIRFYEEGLGLKRIGEFSQHNGYDGVMFGLPHADYHLEFTQYEGESGAPVPHPDSLLVFYVPDADELTAITSKLKHMGYQEVESENPYWSHGGVTIEDPDGWRVVFMNTKGLSGK
- a CDS encoding CynX/NimT family MFS transporter, which encodes MPKHKNIQSFWLITGIIFIAFNLRPAITSVGPVISSIRADLHMSNGTAGFLTALPLLSFAVLSPLAPKFGQRLGNERTLWLGLLMLLIGILLRSAGVTWALFAGTALIGIGIAIGNVLLPSLIKHKYPDKSGIMISLYTTSMCIFAALASGVSVPLAAQMGGGWKQAFLLWGGLALLALLIWIPQLRHRDTANKAVKLQTSSIWFSKMAWHVTIFMGLQSFLFYSSIAWFPEILRSHGMDTSTAGWMVSLMQFASLPFTFLTPVLADRMKHQRGIAAGLTAVYLIGLCGLLAGGSHILLAIWMIIIGIGQGSSISLALTLIGLRSENAQQAAALSGMSQSFGYLLAAIGPIFVGYLFDQTHSWTMPIVLLIAALIIMGASGLGAGRDQYILQTEKQRNSA
- the dnaB gene encoding replicative DNA helicase, which codes for MTDVLNDRLPPQNIEAEQAVLGAIFLQPSALTLASEVLIPDDFYRMSHQKIYNAMLVLGDRGEPVDLVTVTSELANTDLLEEVGGISYLTDIANSVPTAANIEYYAKIVEEKSILRRLIRTATTIAQDGYTREDEVEDLLSEAEKTIMEVAQRKNTSAFQNIKDVLVQTYDNIEQLHNRKGDITGIPTGFTELDRMTAGFQRNDLIIVAARPSVGKTAFALNIAQNVATKTDESVAIFSLEMGAEQLVMRMLCAEGNINAQNLRTGNLTEEDWGKLTMAMGSLSNSGIYIDDTPGIRVSEIRAKCRRLKQESGLGMILIDYLQLIQGSGRSKDNRQQEVSEISRELKSIARELQVPVIALSQLSRGVEQRQDKRPMMSDIRESGSIEQDADIVAFLYRDDYYDKETENKNIIEIIIAKQRNGPVGTVSLAFVKEYNKFVNLERRFDDAGVPPGA
- the purA gene encoding adenylosuccinate synthase, whose translation is MSSVVVVGTQWGDEGKGKITDFLSENAEVIARYQGGNNAGHTIKFDGVTYKLHLIPSGIFYKDKTCVIGNGMVVDPKALVTELAYLHERNVSTDNLRISNRAHVILPYHLKLDEVEEERKGANKIGTTKKGIGPAYMDKAARIGIRIADLLDRDAFAEKLERNLEEKNRLLEKMYETEGFKIEDILDEYYEYGQQIKKYVCDTSVVLNDALDEGRRVLFEGAQGVMLDIDQGTYPFVTSSNPVAGGVTIGSGVGPTKIQHVVGVSKAYTTRVGDGPFPTELKDEIGDQIREVGREYGTTTGRPRRVGWFDSVVVRHARRVSGITDLSLNSIDVLTGIETLKICVAYRYKGEIIEEFPASLKALAECEPVYEEMPGWTEDITGAKSLSELPENARHYLERVSQLTGIPLSIFSVGPDRSQTNVLRSVYRAN
- the gdpP gene encoding cyclic-di-AMP phosphodiesterase GdpP, with the translated sequence MPSFYEKPLFRYPIYALIALSIITILISFYFNWILGTVEVLLIAVILFFIKRADSLIRQEIDAYISTLSYRLKKVGEEALMEMPIGIMLFNDQYYIEWANPFLSSCFNESTLVGRSLYDTCESVVPLIKQEVESETVSLNDRKFKVVIKRDERLLYFFDVTEQTQIEKLYENERTVLAYIFLDNYDDVTQGLDDQTRSTMNSQVTSLLNAWAQEYGIFLKRTSSERFIAVLNEHILTELENSKFSILDEVREKTSFDGVALTLSVGVGASVSSLKELGDLAQSSLDLALGRGGDQVAIKLPNGKVKFYGGKTNPMEKRTRVRARVISHALKEIVSESSNVIIMGHKFPDMDSIGAAIGILKVAQANNKDGFIVIDPNQIGSSVQRLIEEIKKYEELWSRFITPEEAMEISNDDTLLVIVDTHKPSLVMEERLVNKIEHIVVIDHHRRGEEFIRDPLLVYMEPYASSTAELVTELLEYQPKRLKINMIEATALLAGIIVDTKSFSLRTGSRTFDAASYLRAKGADTVLVQKFLKETVDSYIKRAKLIQHTVLYKDNIAIASLPENEEEYFDQVLIAQAADSLLSMSEVEASFAVARRDEQTVCISARSLGEVNVQIIMEALEGGGHLTNAATQLSGISVTEALERLKHAIEEYFEGGVQR
- the rplI gene encoding 50S ribosomal protein L9 translates to MKVIFLQDVKGKGKKGEVKNVADGYAHNFLIKKGLAVEANASNISALNGQKQKEKKEAIAELEQAKSLKETLEKLTVELSAKSGEGGRLFGSVTSKQITEQLQKDHKIKVDKRKLDLPDGIRALGFTNVPVKLHPEVQAVLKVHVKEEA
- a CDS encoding DUF2188 domain-containing protein; the protein is MMKKYAVTPNVDADGWFIKVENVAPTALYTSKDAAIEKAKQVAKENSPSKLVIYDQFKNVEEEYSF